In Zea mays cultivar B73 chromosome 7, Zm-B73-REFERENCE-NAM-5.0, whole genome shotgun sequence, the following proteins share a genomic window:
- the LOC100216942 gene encoding UDP-rhamnose/UDP-galactose transporter 6: MAPGSKAERKAALDAGAWMFNVVTSVGIIMVNKALMATHGFSFATTLTGLHFAMTTLMTLVMKWLGYIQPSYLPLPELVKFAFFANLSIVGMNVSLMWNSVGFYQIAKLCIIPVLCILEIMFDKVRYSRDTKLSIVLVLVGVAVCTVTDVSVNSQGLLAAVIAVWSTALQQHYVHHLQWKYSLGSFNLLGHTAPAQAASLLVLGPFVDFWLTNKRVDAFNYTSIVTFFIVLSCIIAVGTNLSQFICIGRFTAVSFQVLGHMKTVLVLTLGFFFFGKEGLNFHVALGMFLAVIGMIWYGNASSKPGGKERQVYSTPSEKTQKHGVLSSQSELDQKV; encoded by the exons ATGGCGCCAGGAAGCAAGGCGGAGAGGAAAGCAGCACTAGACGCTGGCGCATGGATGTTCAATGTCGTCACATCCGTTGGTATCATCATGGTCAACAAAGCCTTAATGGCGACGCATGGTTTTAGTTTCG CTACAACGTTGACCGGACTTCATTTCGCGATGACGACCTTGATGACATTAGTAATGAAATGGCTGGGATATATTCAGCCGTCCTATCTACCGTTACCTGAACTAGTAAAATTCGCCTTTTTTGCGAACCTGTCTATTGTTGGGATGAATGTAAGCTTGATGTGGAACTCTGTTGGATTCTATCAG ATCGCAAAGCTGTGTATCATTCCAGTCTTATGCATTCTGGAAATCATGTTCGACAAAGTCCGTTACTCTAGAGATACAAAGCTCAGTATAGTGCTTGTCCTTGTAGGTGTTGCTGTATGCACAGTCACTGATGTTAGTGTGAACTCTCAAGGGTTACTAGCTGCAGTAATAGCTGTTTGGAGCACAGCACTACAGCAGCAT TATGTTCACCACCTTCAATGGAAGTACTCGCTTGGCTCATTCAACCTCTTAGGCCATACTGCTCCAGCCCAGGCAGCATCGTTGTTAGTATTGGGTCCTTTTGTGGACTTCTGGCTGACCAACAAAAGAGTCGATGCTTTTAACTACACATCAATAGTTACG TTCTTTATCGTGTTGTCGTGCATAATTGCTGTCGGGACCAACCTAAGCCAGTTCATATGCATCGGAAGATTCACGGCCGTCTCGTTCCAAGTCCTAGGTCACATGAAGACGGTTCTCGTGTTGACCCTGGGGTTCTTTTTCTTTGGGAAAGAGGGTCTCAATTTCCACGTCGCCCTTGGCATGTTTCTGGCAGTGATCGGCATGATCTGGTATGGGAATGCCTCCTCGAAACCTGGAGGCAAAGAGCGCCAGGTTTACTCCACACCGAGTGAGAAAACTCAGAAGCATGGGGTGCTGTCATCCCAATCCGAGCTTGATCAGAAGGTCTGA
- the LOC100281848 gene encoding zinc finger, C2H2 type family protein, whose amino-acid sequence MALDAALDVCSKTPSPSPPTVDSSARGGRRSKRRAGSPASDGGGGVDGNDQPEQEEYLAQCLLMLSHGLPGDGAAPPSAAAKAKAIQQQHQHGRYECSVCGKVYTSYQALGGHKTSHRKPPVVAPAPAPAPGGEADASLSGGTAHAAAEKEKTHRCSVCKRTFQSGQALGGHKRLHYEAKAKDADAVAATAVLQNLDLNLPAEGAPPEPKRARTMLLLA is encoded by the coding sequence ATGGCGCTCGACGCGGCCCTCGACGTGTGCAGCAagacgccgtcgccgtcgccgccgaCGGTCGACTCGTCGGCGCGCGGCGGGAGGCGGTCCAAGCGCCGCGCCGGGAGCCCCGCCAGCGACGGCGGAGGAGGAGTCGACGGCAACGACCAGCCCGAGCAGGAGGAGTACCTCGCGCAGTGCCTCCTGATGCTCTCGCACGGCCTCCCCGGCGACGGGGCCGCGCCGCCTTCGGCGGCGGCGAAGGCGAAGGCGATCCAGCAGCAGCATCAGCACGGCCGGTACGAGTGCTCCGTGTGCGGCAAGGTGTACACGTCGTACCAGGCGCTGGGAGGGCACAAGACGAGCCACCGGAAGCCGCCGGTGgtggcgcccgcgcccgcgccagcACCAGGAGGCGAGGCCGACGCGTCGTTGTCCGGCGGCACCGCGCACGCGGCTGCGGAGAAGGAGAAGACGCACCGGTGCTCGGTCTGCAAGCGCACGTTCCAGTCGGGCCAGGCTCTGGGCGGGCACAAGCGGCTGCACTACGAGGCCAAGGCCAAGGACGCGGACGCTGTGGCGGCGACGGCCGTGCTGCAGAACTTGGACCTCAACCTGCCGGCCGAGGGCGCGCCGCCGGAGCCCAAGCGGGCGCGGACGATGCTGCTGCTGGCTTGA